From Daucus carota subsp. sativus chromosome 6, DH1 v3.0, whole genome shotgun sequence:
TATATAAAATTTGCGGTTTTTCTTCAAGACAACAAAAATACTTATTAGGATCGGACAATGAATAATAAGAAATAGACATTTAAGCTCATAATGGCACCCACAAGTGATCCTGCCAAAATTCCACAGGTTTCCAAGTTCTTGTTGGTATTTGACTTTGCCAGCTTCATGAAACTCTCCATCATCGTTGTTGACTGTAAAAGAGGAATGACTAAAATTAAAAGATTGCCTCTGCTGTTTAGCCTGGTTTAGTTTAcatgtaattaaaatataaaaaaggattAATATAGAAAACACCATCCCAGACAGATGCGACATTCATCAAGGGAAAAATAAAAGATGATCTTccattgataataaaaatcttaCAATATGTAACTCCATGGGAGATTCTGAACAAGCTAAACCATCAGAAGAGGGATCCTCTCTCCCATATTCTGCCTCAGTGACTGGTGGTAATGTTGTAGGGATTAAATCCTGTACATCTGCAAGAACAGGGGGAGGAGAAGGCTGTCTGATCAAATTTACCTGCGCAGGAGGTTCTACTGTGTCGAAAGAAATCAATGAACCAAGTTCTTCAGCCTGAGGCATCTTTATATCATTGTTCAGTGGCTTCAGAGAGCCAAGTTCTTCAGTATGAGGCATCTTATTATCGTTGTTGGATGGCAACGTTGTTTCTAAATCTGATAAAATACTAGAATCTTTTTTAAGCAAATTTCCATTTTCCAATAGATGTTGCTTGCTGTTATCCCTTGAAAGATCGCTGCATGGaagatatttatgaatttaagagTGCAGCAAGAGATGGATAGTACAATATCACTTTTATTGTACAAAAAATGCCAGCTTCAATTTGCTCAATTTATACATTGCTCAATATAGATACTAACCTTCTGGGTAGGGAGTCTAACCTTGGGATTTCCACCGGTGTCAAGTCTATATTGCTTGGATAACTTATCTACATTCAGAAGATAGAATGAGAATCATCCTAGTTTATAGTAcagaaaaaactaataaatagcTGGAAACCATCATACCCCTTTAAAACTTGTAGGGGGTTGCCACTGCCCACGAAGTCCATTTGGACCTAATATAGAATGTCTAGAAAGTGTTTCCTCCTTTGGAAGAGGGATACTTAATGATCTAGAAAACAAGGAATGCAGCTTTTTATATCCAAAACACCCCATTACGAAACGAAAACATgctgagatatatatatatatatatatatatatatatatatatatatatatatatatatatatatatatatatatatatatatatatatgaaaggaAATATGTGAGCATTATATTCAAACATTGCATAGTTGAATTCTTTGAGACAACTTGCATTATAAACAATTAAAGCAAGATTTGGATAAAATTGTCTATCCCAaagtttttcaaaaaaagaaagtcCATAAATGGAAAAAGGCAGCTGAGTTATTGATTACCTGCATTTCCTGGCAACATAGAGATGCATGTCAAGACTCAAGTACAACTTACTGCATGTCTCAAATATGTTTGAATACATCTATCCCAAGTAAAGAGTGACACTTAAAGACTGTCTAATTATTTCagttaatatagatattataagaAGTGCAAATGTTAACTGAAGTAGCTAACtttcaagtgatttattatatAGACCCAAGTTACACACATGTAGATTAAGTGTGTCTGGCCCAATATGAGACAaccaaatttcatatatatatcagAGCTTATATGATATACGAGTATTCCACAAGTAACAGGACAATTAAAGATGCGCATGTCCTCTAACGATCTATATTATCTATGAATATGTTTACATAGACACACAGTCACACAAGCACACAACGCACATTCAGAATCTTATTCATATGTAGATATGTGTAAATCAGTCAAGGtaataaacaaaaacaaatgaAGTACTCACAATCTTCGAAATTGGGGTTCGCCTGAACTGGCATGTGAGAACTGCTGGATCTGATTTTGATATGCATATTCTGGTGCAGCAGGTTGTTGTGCCTAAAATTAGCACGCATAAGAGCAAAAGAAGTACAACCATTATCTTATTTGCTTTAAAACTGAACAACGATGATTTAGTGATCTAAAATCAGAATGCAGCATCTTGTAACAAGATAAGACCTCTGAAAATTTTAACAGATTATGTTAACAGACTCAAACCACACAGGCTCAATTAGGATAAGCACGCAAAATATCAGAGGGGCCAAGGGGGTCAGTCATTATGTAATTACCACTGCAACATATGCATATAGAGTATAATGAATATGTTGAAATAATAATGCACCAATTATACCTTAATATTGACATACATATTCGAATTTTGTTTCTTAACGGACGGCCATTCCTGTGAAGAACCGAAAGAATTGTTCTGAGGTGCTCTTATATGATGGGTATGTTTCCTGCTTAACTCATCAATCTTACGTTCGACTGTGGGCTTCAAGCTCTCTAGCTCAATTACGGCTTCCAATGATTTCTGAAGTTGTTGGAAATTCACAAAATCCAATTAAAATAAGTCAAGTTGAAACAAGTTGGAAATTTATGCATAGCTGTAGAGATGATATACCTTCTTGAGATAGTTTTTCTCTGCTTGTGAAGATGCTCTATAATCACGATGCCGTGGTATTGTTTCTGTCACCAAACTGATCGAAAAGGGTTTACTCTGGGTTAATGGTTCGAACAAAACAATAAATGATGCTTACAGAGAATAAAAGGCCTTTTtgaattcataaaataaatagatTGCATATGAAAGAACTTCTTCTTGCCCAAGAACTTCTTCCCCACCTAGAAAACCTCAGGAGCATAATATAGAGATCTATATAATTCTTCTCAGCTCGAAATATATTGGCCTGCAACATAATGTACCATTAAAACATGGAGAATCAAACTGGAAAACAGTAGAACATTGCACAAATCAGTTTGCTTAGAATAAAAAGGTCCCCGCAATAGTTGGCAATGGTCAAAAAATCCAAGCCCAAGCTTCAGATTTGGAGCTAAGGACACACGCACAGGTATAATATTTCTAGCGTATTTAACTTTAAAAACAATAGCATCACTATTAGAGACATGAAAAAAGGGCAAGATAGAGTGAGAAGAAAAATTTGGAAATTAAATTGCGGGCAGTCAGAGAATGGGGAGAGAGCAGGATCAACAGCAAGGGCGATCAAGAACATGTACTAAAAGAAGAGAAGCTTATATGGTTACATCTTATTTTCTATTACGCTAAGAAGCACTAACTATAGGTTCAGTAAAAAGATGCAAAAACGACTTTGATTTATCAAGCTTAAAGCTAGTGATGGGAAGACTTGATGTTCTGGAAGATTTTCCTGCATGAAGAAAATTTCATTAACTGTGTAACATTGTGCTTGGGCCTTTATATACAACTTATGCTGGATAAGACTTGCAAGCTAAAAGTATGAACCTCATTATCCGGAAAGTAGTATGATGTACACAGTGTTTATTTTAAGTTTGCCAAACAACCCACAATATATATAACTTCCTTAAAGGGGAGATTGTTCTCTAAAACAGGAAATTTCCTTTAATTGAACAAACCCTCATTTCTGTCAATAAAAACCAAAAAGAACTAGCCCCAAAGATCAGCACAAACAACAATCTTTTCAGCCTTTTATTTCAACATTATTTATCCAGAACTTAGTAGCACAATTCCAACCTCCTGATCCAAgcttccaaaaaaaaaagaggaaagaaTGAAAAAACAGTTGTTTTCATATTTCCCTCTTCTTTATTCTTCAAGGACCTAAACCACTAAACGACAGTGCTTTTTCATCTATATACTTTTTTCCTTAGAATATCATGTTTTGTAGGTATAATATTGTAGAAAAATAAGCTCCCAAAAGCATTTTGTCGTGTATCACGCCATAAAGGTATTAGCCATAATTGTTAGGATACTGGATGTCTTTACTCCCCACCCAATGCATGACATTTGCTCCACTAAGGACTTCCTTCAATTAGCAACAATACAGGGATCTTTACCATTACGTAAACATCTCTACGAACTAAATAGCACATGATGTTATAGCGGTAACAACTAAAATGTTGTCGTCAGTTAGAGAATCCTCTTTAATGGAGAGAATGTTCTTCATTGGGCAAGGAGAAATGACGGCTAGCATGTGAATGTTGATGACTAGTACATTTTTAGCATTTTACACAAAACAGAAATGTTTAGAgcttatatttctatatatttatatatattctacctCCAAAACAATAATATCtttcagaaaacaaaaaaaaactagacAAATGAGTACGCACCATTGTTTAACAATTCTGGTATTCAAAGATAAAAATGAATAGGATGCCTTGGTCTCTTAAAGATAAGCATTCGAATTTTCCATCCATGTTTCACTAAAAAGCTTGgatcacaaaatttaaaatttattgtttgtGCTGACCAGTCTACCCAATCTGTTTCTTAAACAACAGTACATGATCCCACTACTATTATCAACTCATATACAAATACATAATATCGAAATTATCGAGTAAATGAACTTTAACACAAAGAATATACCGCCATTCTTGAAAGTAAACAAAACCATCAACTTACCCCTTACCGCAATACAAACTCAATTAGCTTACAAAACTTACAAATATCATTTCCACAAAAATTTCACACAAGCTTTACACGTCTACTTTCTCGACTTAACTCAATCAACTTTACACCAACACAATTCAACAATCATCACATTCACATCCCTAACCTTAACCGATAACATAATACAAGCCATTAACTTACACCTAACCtcaacaaaaattaaattagataaCAGATATTTCAGCACAAATTTTACCTACATCGTTTCCGGAACTAACTCAACTAGCTCATTAAACATACACACATCATTTCCGCACAACACTTACGAAATCAGTTTCTCGAACATCAAACACAATTTCTCAAACCAACATCAAACACAATTCACTGATCATCAACCgtaaccaacaccttcaccgtAAGGTCAACTAAATCATCCAGAAGTCAACACATAGaacatcaaatataatatatcatcacATTCACAATACATACAAAAATACGTATAAATAACCTATACATACACAATACACagaaaaatgagaataaatcgcACCTGCTTGAGGACATTATCGGCAATTCTGAAGTAATACCGCAGCGAGATGCGATTATCGACGTCGAGGACTTTCGTGCTGGCGGCGACGTTGATTCGCACAGACGAAGGCTTCATCTCGTTGAATTCGCGTTCGATTGATCAGTATATCATCAGATCTGAAGCGAATTGAAATGAGATTTGAGAGATAGCTAGATACAGGAATTTTGTGTGTATAGGTTTTGAGGAGGTTCAGCTATGGTTGACCTAGGGAATGATGAGGAAGCAAGAAAGGGGTTTGAGGGTAGAATTGGAAGTATGGGAAAAGTTAAGGCGTTGTTCGGTTGCTCGAGCATCGGTGACATTGGGCATGTTGTTTTTAAGAAGCAGAAGTTAGTTCTGACTTCCGCTTTTTTTtactcgtttgtgtaaataaataagagtgcttttaataagcTGAAAATGCTAACTTCTATATCACAGCTTGtgtttcttttccaaacattttattcaattatttatttctcacttctaatccacttttttactttaaacaagaaATCACTTTTTAAAACCTTGCACAAACGGCCCCATTAACTCTCACCTAAGTTGCAAAATCTACGAGGGCCGTTCGGACatgaatttcatttcaaatttaagacttcaaatccagaatttgaaatccaaatccattaTTTGGGAATATTAGAATTTCAGTTCCtgtatttaaaatcaaaatccacTGTTTAGGATATATTTGTATTTCAAAAGCTGAATTTGgagtttaaacaaattttacctTAAAACGTATTTATAACTCCAAAatttacgggggtgtattcgattgggattttaatgcattgtttttagtgtatggattttaatggattgtatgtgattctgattttgtgcggattcttgataacatgtcgcagagttgatgggatttaagcacaatacttcaaaatcccgCTGATTTTGgcgggatttcaaaaaacttaaaatacattgaagaatgccacaaaatccatcattttatgaaatccagaaaaatccatcagcatttgaataccatcagattttaatggattctaaacaatctcaattgaataccatcggattttaaagcataatttaaaatcccgattgaataccaccagatttggTGGCATTATTTAAAATCTCACTTGAATACCTCaacattttaatggatttcaaacaatcccaatcgaataccctcggatttcatgaatgaaaaaaaaatgctttaaaatcccaatccaatacacctctCTTAATCACAAATGTGTTCTTCAATAGttatctaaataatattaaagcaggcgatacatgagataaatatttaatctcattcaaaattacaaataaagtcTAGATTGATAAACAAACTAGTAGGAAGATACAGAAGACCTACAATTGAAGCAAAATTCGATTTATGTTCAGCGGCCCGCATCCCTTATTCAAAAATGCACACATGGGCAagtagttactccctccgtcccattttatgtgagctTATATGACTTTAATGcaaattaagaaaaaggtagtaaaaaagagtaaatttagttgaaaaTGGGTAAAGTtatgggacctatcaatatttaataatagatttgagatagtggagaaaagtagtgggtgtaatagtgtttatttaataaaaagagagtataaaatagagaagtagtgggtgtaatagtgaaaaagtgttcaaaaatagtaagtattataGGCTCATTCTTTCCGGGACATCCGAAGAAGGAATAcgggtcatataaaatgggacaTAGGGAGTATAACTTATAACTATTGTTACTATTCACTTGGAGTTGTAAAGTCTTATGCAAATTTTATGAGCCTCATTTGACCTTACCTCAGCCAGATTTTTTTCTATGGTATTTCCTAATCTGCAGAGGGGGAGACtactatataaattatatgatctATTACCAAAAAGTTTAAACTTATATAATATGTACTCCATCATTCAGTTGTTGGTTAATATGGCTTTTGCCAGCATATGCATGACATTTAAACCGTGTACATGGTATTAAATTGCAAATCAATATGACTACCATCTCGTTGTTCAGATAGAAATTGCAACAAGCATGTAAGAGGATTGTAAGattaaaataatgatataaGTTGGCCATTTCTGGCAGCATCCAGTGTTTTGGCTAGTTCTCTTTTAAGCATGGTGAAAACTACACTCTATACTTGTACATTTAATTATGTTGTGTTGAATGTATACAAATGGATGAT
This genomic window contains:
- the LOC108227919 gene encoding AMSH-like ubiquitin thioesterase 1 isoform X2, which codes for MKPSSVRINVAASTKVLDVDNRISLRYYFRIADNVLKQANIFRAEKNYIDLYIMLLRFSSLVTETIPRHRDYRASSQAEKNYLKKKSLEAVIELESLKPTVERKIDELSRKHTHHIRAPQNNSFGSSQEWPSVKKQNSNMYVNIKAQQPAAPEYAYQNQIQQFSHASSGEPQFRRLSLSIPLPKEETLSRHSILGPNGLRGQWQPPTSFKGISYPSNIDLTPVEIPSDLSRDNSKQHLLENGNLLKKDSSILSDLETTLPSNNDNKMPHTEELGSLKPLNNDIKMPQAEELGSLISFDTVEPPAQVNLIRQPSPPPVLADVQDLIPTTLPPVTEAEYGREDPSSDGLACSESPMELHISTTMMESFMKLAKSNTNKNLETCGILAGSLKNRKFYITALIIPKQESTSDSCQATNEEEIFEVQDTRSLFPLGWIHTHPTQSCFMSSIDVHTHYSYQIMLPESVAIVMAPKDSSRNHGIFRLTNPGGMGVIRNCPRRGFHSHDPPSDGSPIYKQCTDVYLSPNVKFDVIDLR
- the LOC108227919 gene encoding AMSH-like ubiquitin thioesterase 1 isoform X1 translates to MKPSSVRINVAASTKVLDVDNRISLRYYFRIADNVLKQANIFRAEKNYIDLYIMLLRFSSLVTETIPRHRDYRASSQAEKNYLKKKSLEAVIELESLKPTVERKIDELSRKHTHHIRAPQNNSFGSSQEWPSVKKQNSNMYVNIKAQQPAAPEYAYQNQIQQFSHASSGEPQFRRLSLSIPLPKEETLSRHSILGPNGLRGQWQPPTSFKGISYPSNIDLTPVEIPRLDSLPRSDLSRDNSKQHLLENGNLLKKDSSILSDLETTLPSNNDNKMPHTEELGSLKPLNNDIKMPQAEELGSLISFDTVEPPAQVNLIRQPSPPPVLADVQDLIPTTLPPVTEAEYGREDPSSDGLACSESPMELHISTTMMESFMKLAKSNTNKNLETCGILAGSLKNRKFYITALIIPKQESTSDSCQATNEEEIFEVQDTRSLFPLGWIHTHPTQSCFMSSIDVHTHYSYQIMLPESVAIVMAPKDSSRNHGIFRLTNPGGMGVIRNCPRRGFHSHDPPSDGSPIYKQCTDVYLSPNVKFDVIDLR